Part of the Phragmites australis chromosome 23, lpPhrAust1.1, whole genome shotgun sequence genome is shown below.
TCAACTTCTATGCACAATGCTTCGGTTAGTGCAAACTCTtctacaccggactatccggtaagctCAATTCTCCTGagatttttctaattcaatcaaaatttATCCTGACTacggtgacttcttgatgtattgcttctataaaacctactaacatatattcttaacaaatatgttagttctaataactatattattattaatcactaaaatcacaattataatttaataagatcattttcgctataaacagaaaaccaaggaagacacGTACCAGCACTTAGGTTTAACCTATGCAGGAGTGGTACTTTTGATCCTTCTCTCTTGCTACAGTACCCAGCTGTAATTTCCAAAGATCTCCCCACTCCAGCTGGATCCAGCCCCTCCGCGTCTTCTCCGGCTATCCACCGGCGATCTCACGGACGAGGGACTGATCCCTGTACAGCTATAAGTAGATCCGTTCAGCTTATGTTTCTCTACACTGCACTCTACTGTTCTACTCCTGCTCTGGTATCGTCCCATTGTTTACCTGTGTCttggatttttgtttctttcatgcTTGACAACAGGGCCAGCTTGTTTGTTTCTTCTATATATGTGCACCTTAATTTTCTTaggaagaagaaaggctctaaaaCTGCACATCCATTTAGATGCATGCCGTGTACGTGTCATGGCAAAGTCCTAGCTTTTGCAGGCTCGTGGGTGATCAGAAATATGTGAGTAGACAGTCCTAGTCTGTTGTTCATGTCAAAAACGTGCAACTAGTAGACtaataatcaagtttggaaccgATCACATCTAAATGCTTGAGACACCGTCCTGTATTATCAGTACCCTTTTTGGCGTTTCAGGGAAGAAACTGTCAGTACCATTTCAGCTTCAGCTAAAAATCTGAGATGCTACACAACGCAAGGTATCCATAACTAAAGCTAACGTTTTTATCAATCAGACAGCGCCAGTTAGACGAAATATAAACTCAGATCATGACACAGGAGCAGTTTGGTTGAAaaaaatggttttttttttgtacctACTCGAGTGATCCCATGAACACAAGAACAGACTAGTAAAAAACTAAACAGGGaattgatctctctctctctctctctcttgcaaaGAGGATTGCCAATCCCTTTATTGTTTTATCTCCTCCTCATTCGATTCCATCGCCAGGCTTATGTACAAAAATATCACAGGATTTTGTTTTCTTGGGGTGGTCATAAGTCATCACCTCACAGGCGCTCGTCGGTCGTCATAGCTCCTTGTCGGTGCTGTCGTGCCGCGcgcgggcggcggtggcgccgccGTCATCGTCGCAGACGCCGCGCTTGCCGTAGCAATGCAGGAACACCCAGAGCAGGGCGGCGTTGAGAGGCGTGTTGAACACCCACGCGCCGATGCCGCTGcacccgccggcgacgacgccGAAGTGCATCCACACGACGCCGACGTGGCACGCGAGGTTGCACCCGAGCAGCGCGAGCTGGCAGGCGAGCGCGACGGGGGCGCCGCGGGCTGCGCGCGCGGCGGGGAGCCCCGCGCCGACCCAGAAGCGGAAGCCGCAGGCGACGGCGTGCGCCAGCGTGGAGGCGAGGATGGCGAGCACCTGGAACGACTGCGAGAACTCGAGCCAGAGGAACGCCATGGCGATGGAGGCCGCGTGCGCGAACACCCTCGCGGCcgcgccgcgccggcgccgtAGCACCGCGAAGACGCCCCGCGCTGCGTGGAGGTAGCGGGAGAGGTAGTAGGCGTAGGACCAGAAGAAGACGCGGCCCGAGGAGCGCGTCCCGGGCGGGAAGCAGAGCAGCCACCGGAACGGCGTGGTGCGGCTGCGCCCGCGCCACGACCAGCGCGTATCCCGTATCTCGGCGACGGCGGATAGCAGCGTCCCCACAAAGATGACCGCCGACACGGCCGCCATGAGCAGCGCGTGGGCGGGCGGCACGGGGCCCAGCGGGAGCGCCTTCCGTCGGCGCAGGACGGCGCCGAGAAAGGCGTCGAGGGCGAGGCAGAGCGCGACGTAGGAGGCGAGGAAGCCGAGGAGGAAGGCCCAGGTGGAGAACCACAGGTCGGTGGGGCTCCAGCGGAAGCCGACGATGGCCGGGTGCTCGGCGAGCCAGTAGGCGGCGGCCATGGGCTGCGGATCGCGACGAAGAGGAGCCGAGGGGGTGATTGTCGTTGTACGGTGCGGAGGATGGAAAGGGATTTGGGCAAGAGGGTGATGGATATATATAGCCGCCCATCGCCATTAGAGGAGGTTGGTATCTTTCTTGAGCCATCTCatcttattattattaattctgttttttcttttatccAGAGAATCTGAATTATGTTATTATTCTGGGTTGAGTTTTTGACTTTTTATTTCTGATTGATGAGTTTCTAGAACTAGTAATTTTTTTTGCCCCGCCCAATGGTTTTGTAGATGAGGCCATGAATGAAATAGAAATATGTCTCAGAAATGTCAGTGCTACTCATCTATTATTAGGCATTGTTTTTGGGACATGAAGCATGGTTTGCATGCAATCGGCATCCATCATACATTTTTCGCATCTAGATCCGTGTTGCGATTTCGGAGTCATGACAAGTTTGTGTCTGTCGACATGAAACACTCCCCGTCGAATACCTTGCCCAGCTACCTCTGTAATCGACTGATAAACACAGGATTCATCCACTGGCAACTTAATCACAGGAGAGGTTTTTTCTATACAGCCAAAGAAAGCAGATCCATTCATTTTGAAGAACGAAAGAAAGCAATATAATTTTCAGGTGGCCTAAAGAAGACCACGGTTGAATCTtcagaaacaaaacaaaaaaaattacaagccCTAAAGTCTGCTCCTACTATTGTTTAATGAATCTGGGTTATCTCCACTAACTGCATCAGTTGCTCTGTCCTTTCTGAAACAGCTTCCTGAGTTGTGACTGCCTACAAAACCAAAACAATTCCTCTGTTCTAGACGCCACACCGGACAACAGAATTTGTCAAAGCATGCGTGCAATGCTCTTTGAATATCTTATATCTTTTTCCCAAAAACAAATGTTCTTTGACCAACATTTGTCCTTtggtcttctttttctttcgttTGTGTACGTTTTAGCCAACTGCCAAGTCACTGTTGGATTTGCATGAAGGAAAAAGAGGAGCAGTAGCCTTCTGGATGCAAGAATTTTCCCGGTGATCACCTCGTTGTTCTAGAGTCCTTTTGGATAAAGGTTACTGCAGCTTcactgaaagtctgaaacagCTGTGAAACCAATGGGATATGATATATACTCTCTTTTTCCTTAACAAGTTCCTTTCTTTATTGGCGTCCCTTTTCTAGAATAGAATACAATCTGGTTTGCTTCATTCTCTGCAACTCTGATTAATATTAGGGTAACTAATAGTATACTAGCTTGTCAGTGATTATTACTGAATTGACAGCAAAGAGTTAGTCTTGGTTATGGCAGAAGAGATCCAACGCCCCAGGTAGCGTTTCATGAGAGATCGAGGGTCCATCGTGCTGTTCTACCAACCTTCGCTTTTGATGAGAAAGGAACAGCACCAGAAAAGACCCTGGAGAAGCTCATTGGAATATTAGGTTGCAGAATAAAACGAGGGAACGTGTTAGATCAAACAAGAGCAAGCATATGGAATAATTTATATATCTTTTGACATGCATGGAACATGATGTCTGTAGAGTGTCCTTGACTAACCGATTCATGTCACAGTGGTTGTAAGTTCTCCAGATGAGATGTCTTGCAAGAGTAAGGATTAGTATAGTATTTACCagtcttctcttcttcttcttctttttctttcagaacAACAACTATATATACATCCCCGAGAGTTCCTAGGTAGCTTTCAGAAAGGCATTGAACACTAGTAgcagagattttttttaaagaagatGGATTAGGAACAGTATCACAGGTgactgaagaagaacacagAGAAAATAACAACAAATCCTCGGTGCACTTTGGGCCATGCAAGTCGGGCCAAGCAAGGGAGCCGTTTCTCTGATCGCTGGGCTGCCCGAGCCACGTCCTGTCGACTGCCACAACGAGCCATCTCCACAGTACTCACTGCACATCTCCCACGCACATCTCGTAATACAATCCATCTCTATCATACAACTCCTGTACACGTCACATGCCCCCGTTTGGCTCGCAAGGGAATCCAAAAGCCCATTTTTGAGAGGCCCAAGAGCCCATTTACTTTAGGTGAACATGGGCTGCCATCGACCAAAAGCCCAGTGACAAAGTAATTATACACATATACGTAGTTAATTACACCTAGGATAGGATAGGagtattaattaattaattaattgcctGCCTTGTCCACACAGCCATCCTTCCTGCATCCTCACTCAACCCAGCGCGCTACACAAAGCCTGCTTCCTCCTCATTCTCTGCTCCTCGGAGCAACTCCAACATATCATCTATAATACATCATCCATATCCTCATATAGATtattatctataaagattctTCCTCCATATTACTTCATCACTCCAACATCACATATTCACATCTATATTTCAtcttctatattctctcttctattttttaatagtattctataactGACAATAATTTGTATTAgtttatatgaatattcatatttttttatttttggaattaaatttatgccctaaaaattcaaggaaagtacaaaaatactcaaatttgagaatttttatttaaaatttgtaagagatttttagtggaaaacaattaaaatgggttctttgttatttattttattagtacAAAAATTGGTGTGATTTTAGGAGCTCAATAAAATtgctttttgaatttttgaaagagaagagaagaaataaagttttgaagcaaaagctactgcttctctctgtctctctacGGGAGGATGGCGGGGGAGAATGCACGCCACATATTGCATGTGTGACCGTGTGAATGGCCTGTCCGGCAAAATAGAGTGCCGGATAGAGGGCCTGTTGAAGActcttttttaagaaaatggatgaaggaggagatgaaggatGGAATAGAAGGAGATGCTCTTAGGTCAGATCCtaacctcctcctcctgccgacTCCACCCACTAGGACTAGGAGGTACTCCTATCTCTgtctcccctccctccctcccccccccctcctcctcctccagttATCTATCCTATGGTTGCCTTGGGGCTGGTCATTTGATTTGCCCCTTTAGCTTCGTGCTACTTGGCCGATGGGTAGTTTATACAAGGTGGAGTTTTgtttcactcttttttttttcttcttttggtcGCTGAGGCGGGCTTTATTAGTTGTTGTGCTCCGAATCTGTTCAATTCGTGCTGCGAGTTGGATCTCAAACCCATGTTTCTGGGTGAAGAACATCAGTGGGGATTTCCGTTGTTTGCTTCCAATGTATGTACTGACTAGTTGTTTGCTTCCTCCTAAAAAGCACAGCTTCGTTTGCGTTTACTTCACTGTAAGGCTGACACTAGCCAGTTACAGCTAATTGCAGGCTCTGACTCATCTCTCTGGTGTGCATTTAGTGCCCTATTCCTGTTTCAGGATTTAGTGCCCTTCCCGGATTACTACCCTTCTCGTTGTTACTCCTCGATGTGGGCATGGTCACACGATGTAACTAACACCCACAACTCTGATGATCGCCATTTCTCATTATTGTCTACCTTGGGAACAAGGGAGCGCTTTAGCTGAACATGAGTCTGTTGATGTTTGGACGGGGTCGGGGCGGCTCGGGGTGTCCTAACGGTGTCGAGCTTCAACGGTGAGGCTTCAGTGACGGCTAGAGCTATGTGCGGTGGATGACGACGTCTGGTCGAGGATGTTGAGATGCGAACGGAAAACGATGTTGCGAACTCGAACGGCACGGGTGAAGGCTCGAGCTGCACAACGACGAGAGAGGCTCGGTAGAGTTCGGTGGCAGCTCAGGAGCTCTTAGGTGAGGGAACCACGACGTGAATCGGGGCTTTGGGCGTGGTATGGTGCAAAGAAGCATGGTTGGGGGTCAGGATAGGGTTTTGTAGAGGGATGGGTGGTTGAGGAGATGGGGGCTAAGTTGTGCGGTGGTTTTGAGCAGAGTGGGCGAGCGGGAGTGGGGCAAGAGGTTGGGATGATGGCGGGGCCCACACGACAGAGAGATCAGAGGGGAGGAGAAAAACGGGCGTCACAAACCTACCCTAAAAGAAATCTCGTCTCGAGATTTAGGTGGACTAGAGAGGGTAGAAGGAAGCGTAGGTGGCCTTAGGGTTTGTCTTGTGATTAGATCTTCGTCTTCTCTAGCGAGATCATCAAGAAGTCTACAAAACATCCTTTCTAACTAAGGTCACATTCCTACCTCCGACATATACCTTTGATACCACTTGTCTCGCTTGGTTTTTCAGAAGAATAACCAGATGCATTCCACATATATGCCAAGATCAGTTTTCATCATACATACGGTGATATTATAAGTGATATACAATTCTATATCGAataaaacaactttattgaaagaAATATCAGAGTCTACAAGACAACGACGGAAGAATAGAAGATGATTCGTATAGATCTTttgggcacaccacaggcaatcgactagGGGCAACGCGACCTGAAACGCTCCATCTCCAATCAACGGTATTTAGCTTCCTTGTTCTCCTTGTAGTCTTATTCAATTGAGCATCATTTATTATCggaaatagcaagtatgagtatatatCGTACTCCGTAAGTGTGTAAAACAATGACATGAGGATTTAAGACAAGAAAGACTTGACTcaggtttactgcatctatgccATTCTAACCTAGGACTCAAGAAGAACTTAGCAATCTTATTTACcatgtgtgacaacaccaacaTTTAAGGAATCgttcatcggattccatccaattaccagactcaccagatattctatatccggctaccaactcatcgggatACCACCACctgactacccaaaaccaatcATTCAAGATctccactaatcatgaagaagtctaagcccgctcttgatcgtgagcatggtttgtcggtgaatcaggaaccgggggtccccgaatcccgaggccagaccagcaatccaccacatggcgctatcccgcggagtctcctccgcaagataaaaaagattaagtcccgggagaggatgctcggggccacagtcagtggtccccgagtacctgagttccccgatgatccacgaagttTAAGTGCCGGgaaaaaagtgctcgggaaggtatacggtggcccccgagcacctgagtcccccgacggtcaggaaagctaagtaccgggagaaacgtgcccggggccgcgagcggcggcctcctgggcgcccaagtatcccgaggacccactgaagaaagttcagggagagagtgctcggggctgcgtgcggcagcccccgagcattcggtcccccgaggatccgtacaagcgtgcccgggagagaatgctcgaggaggtgaacagtacccccgagcactcgattccctgaggataagaaagggcattctcaggagagagggctcggggaggtgaatagtggcccccgagcactcggttccccgacgacccagagagccccctgacagtggcccccgaggagcccattgatgaggtgtcagccagtcaaaggcccaaggccgcatttaaagagcgcgcgtggcctgtcacctccaattgctcccgccacgctcggtgtcagttcctgccacattttggcagaagggcgtggggtcattgaatgcacgggtcccatccagtgccatccggcccgtctcgggataacgtcgtaagggccgaggcgttccgtctgtcgcgctgctgtggcaggggaacaagacagggtgggcacatcgtgccgctctgcggctgcccgatgggccctctccacggcgtccgttgccagtgcatttatggtgatggatgaccgggcgtgggacgcattttccacccccggtcacttcgcctagtggtgatgatgacgccctttccatttatggtgccttggaacgctgctgccggcggatatttaaagccgccggcagcacagacaaaaagaagaagaacagcACGGACAGAACAAGCTCTCCGGCGCTCAAGAATATCAGAACAGGCTTtgagtagagaagagaagatcgagagcacccaatgCCAACAGATACGCgtagaccgaagaacaaggagcctcaggctctaagatagacagacattcttgtaaccagcaacatccttgagggacattctcaaggcattcatagtatccatacaggagtagggtgttacgcctccgtgcggcccgaacctgtctaaacaccagcgcattcactccgttccgcattagatcattccaccccaccggccatcgcattcatacccatttatttctccggcgaacatattcaggatcatcccccccggctgaatctctaaaaaagggatccctcaggatccctgcgacaggagttcaccctccgacatggTTAATTgattagttttatactctgcagagtttgtatactttacccacgagttgtgatttcatcacccgtaTTACCAGATGAcaatttccatgttgccgtgctgatcaagcacttgcacacttcctatgatgtgctgccaggagatcactacaaggtctttacaaagctcctgtcAACCTGTAAGCACTCACTAAGATTTGACCGCTAACAGTGATTTCATCACTGCAGAggtcccctcttgtgccactcaaccgtccactagTACCTACAAAATCAGagaggtggctaattaattagccaggtcgtacccatataggcctcatgatTGCGTTGTTCATCCatgttacatgcttcaagaaccagtcTTAGGATCCCAAACAGGTAATACCACCAGCCCAAAATGCATAATCGCACATGTGCATAcctgcaccatcatcatacCATCTCCTTCTCAAAatccctatgttccatgttgctacaaagatTATCCAAACCAGTTCATGTTACGTAGACCATTAAACATGTTAACATTTAAACCACCTGACTCGACAGCACGACTAAACATTTCTACCCTCGACACCGAACTACAACACAGGCGACAAAGATAATCATGAAAGTATCTAGTAAACCATAGCAATAGGATTCATATTGATAATCATGCAACTAAAATTAAAAGGCATACTTTCCTACCATAGGGTCAATttgatcaaggatacttgcctggATGCTGCTTAGTATGGTCGAAATCCTGATCTTGAAGGCCCTCGGACCGTTCTAGAATGCTATCAACTAATCACGGGAACTACTAACAAATAAtacaaagaaaatactaagaacagCATACCAAACAGCAGCAAAACACTATAAACAGCTTACTAACGGAAAATACTCGTTACTATGATCGCGTGagcacaagaatcgcctaaaatagagctcgtgtgaaaaagttataaatgttTGAAGTTacaggagttttttttttaaaaggtagGGGCTATttggtaaaaatagaaaagaccTAGGAGTGCCCAACGAAGATTGCGCTCCTCTGCGATGAAGGCGCTGAACTAGGGAACGACACAATGCTCCAGCATTGGAGTGGGGACAACAACCACCTGGGTAGAGGTTGGTGGAAAGTTAATGAGTGCCCGGGTGGTGTTTGTCGAGGTGGGTCCGAAGGCCGCGGAGCCAGTTGGGGTGGAGCCCTCCCGCGGGTGTTCTCTGGTAGACCCGACGGAGAGAGGCGGTGTGTCAGAACCAGCTGCAGAGCCCACCGGAGTGGAGGAAGTAAAGTTGATGCGGAAAATTTGGCGGCATTGGCCTGACAGCTCCGAGCTCGAGGGAGATGACCGCGACCGCTTGCAGTTTTTTCGTGATGTCGAAACCCCCTGCAGCAGAAACATCTTGGAGGCAGACGGCAGTCCACTCTTTGGTGATTCCACAAAAGGCAGTTGAGGCAATGACTGTCGAGGGTCGCCGGCAACAGCCTCGGTGCCCGAGGACGACCAACAAAAAGCTGGGGTCTAGGCTTAGGCACCCGAGGACAATGACGACCTGAAACCAAGGTCTAGCCACCATCATCTTCTTGGGGGAGTGTGGATTGATCTGTCGTCAGCCGAGGCAGAGAGCGACCAGAGCGGGCAACCGAAGGTGGTGGGGCCCTCCTGGCTGCAGCCATGAAGCTCGACGGAGGAACCTGGTGCAGTGGGGGACACGAGACATCACTCGGGAGGATGCCCTTCCCTTTCTGTGCTGAAGTCAGCCTCGCGGCACCGCAAACCGGCACGACAGAAGACAACGGCAACAACTCGGCCGAGGAGGTGGAGAGGGGGGTGTCAAGCAACCATCGCTGCTCCTTTGAGCGGCCCACAACGGAGGCATTGGGGCGGAAAGGCTGGGCGAAGGGAGAGAGTGGGGAGGAGTTCACCTGAGCGAGGGCAAAGTTCGTAGGCGCGGGGCTAGAGGAAACCGGCGACTGGAGTTGGGTGGACGCCGAGCTCGGGATGAGCGGTGGCCCGGGAAGGGGGCTCCATCCCCGGTGGACCTGTTTCAGCTTTGTTACCGGTTTCATTCACCATGTCTGTGTTAATCATCAGTTTATTCCGAGAATGCATATGATTGTTTTGTCTTCTTTAATTACATTTGGTAGGCTGGAGCTGATGTGAATGGTTTTGGATCTGAAAATCCTTTGGGAAGAGCTGAAGAGAAAGGCTTAGCTGAAGCTATCAAGTGCTTGCTGGAAGCTGGTGCAAATACAAATGTTCCTGACAAAGTGAGACTTCGCTTTTTGTTGAACCACTCTACCGAGCTGCTTGACTTCATGGATTCGACAGCACTATCTAATCACACATATACAGTGCTTGTATGATGTAATACACAAACATGATGCCACGTAGCATCTGAAAATTTCTAACATGGTGGTACAGGTCTATATGTTAAAAGAAAATAATAGGTTGTGGTCTAACTGCTGAGTTTACCTTTTTCTGCATAATCTTATCACTGTCCCGCCACATGTCTTTTTTTTAGTATGCCAGGTATATTTAGCTAGCTGTGACACAATAGACCTCCTTGGCTTGTTCTGACGATAGTTAGTTTTGCTCTGATGATAGTTAGTTTTGTTCTGATGATAGTTAATAAAATTTTGCATTGGTTGTATGTTGGATGAACTTAGAAGTGCTGTATGCATTGTGGACTAGTACTTCATTAGACAATTAATTTGATGATATTCGAAGTTTAGTTGCTATGAAGAGCATAGTTCTTCTAAACTTGGTAGTATTTAATGGGTGAAGCCCCAAtttgttttcttctcttttaATTTTCAATACTGCTTTGTTTGCTCAACAGTTTGGCAGACTGCCAATAGAGCTGGCTGCTGAGTATGGTACATGGGAAGACGTTGAGGTTCTATTTCCTGTCACTTCTGCCATTCCAAGTGGCAGATTGGAGCGTTTATGGAATAATTAGTCATGTATAAATGGAAGTTATGCAACTAGAGGTATGTCGATGTAACAATACTGTGCATCTTCAACAGTTCTGTTTCGCATTCAGTACTCACTCCCTGTGCAATGTTGGTGACAACGTAGTGTAAGAATGTAAGAAATAACGAATCCGTGCTGTTCTCTTCCCTGACCTATCATAGCATGTctttgcatgcatgatgcatctgCATTGCTGTCTACTCTAAACTTTCTTTCTAAGGTCATCTTCAGCAGttaccttaaatttttatcctaaaaacactattacagcatcttctatcactattacagcatcccttattttttcatcttcaacagctaccctattttctatcttctactcctccttttctctttctagGCCGTATggcagcctctgtgaacagtgtgctacagtactgctacagtttggcactgtagcactggatgagGTATCTGCTGGAGTGCagtttctagtgctacagtactttgcggagtactgtagcactggatactgactttgctggagttggcctaaggccgtgtttgtttgctgTTTTTGGTTCTGTTTTTGCTACTGGTAGAAGCCAGAATAAatgaggttctggagaagtggttTTTGGAGAAAtcagaagcctgcttctgaggaaaatgaactaaagctgagaagctcgctgtgatgtgcttttctgataagctatgtgctgagaagccaaaaatttattgtagaagccaacagccTATTTCCAAAATAGCTTTTCAGGCAAGCCAAAAgcacaacttttcagaaaagctcaaacAAATACGGCCTAAGACTAACTTGTTTGTTCAAATGGTGATTCCTTGAGTCAGATCATGTGACGCCCGTCCCGCAACTGCTCTCGCGCTCGGCGTAGCGTCGCAATGGCCGCCCGAGATCGCCGGCGCCCTCAACCGCATCCGCGAATCCGGCAACCACCACCTGCGTCTAAATAATCCAAATCAAGCCCCTCACCGGGCCTCCTCTCACCATACCGCGCCCAAAGCCTCACATCCTGTCGAGTTTCCTCCACCCGAGAGCGCTTGCACCGCCGCCGAAGCTCCGCCGCACCCCATCACCGTCGTTGAGCTACTCCAGCCTTCCCCAACGCTGCCTGAGCCTTCGCCCGCGTTCGCCGTCCGCACGTCGACGTCCCCGACCGATCTTCATCGAGTTTCATCGCTGCAGTCGAGCTCCTACGACCATCGA
Proteins encoded:
- the LOC133905756 gene encoding elongation of fatty acids protein 3-like, which translates into the protein MAAAYWLAEHPAIVGFRWSPTDLWFSTWAFLLGFLASYVALCLALDAFLGAVLRRRKALPLGPVPPAHALLMAAVSAVIFVGTLLSAVAEIRDTRWSWRGRSRTTPFRWLLCFPPGTRSSGRVFFWSYAYYLSRYLHAARGVFAVLRRRRGAAARVFAHAASIAMAFLWLEFSQSFQVLAILASTLAHAVACGFRFWVGAGLPAARAARGAPVALACQLALLGCNLACHVGVVWMHFGVVAGGCSGIGAWVFNTPLNAALLWVFLHCYGKRGVCDDDGGATAARARHDSTDKEL